From Candidatus Neomarinimicrobiota bacterium:
GGGCTACGGCATCGCGGGCTTCTTTGAAGATCTGTCTGAAAAGGAAATCAGAGATCAGATGGAGACTAACTTCTTTGGTGTCCAAAAGGTAACAAGGCACGCCCTGCCGCTTATGCGGAAGACGGCGGCGAACCGCGGGGGCGTCAAGATTATCAATATCTCCAGTGTTCAGGGGAGATCGCCCATCCCGGCACTAGGTGCCTACGCCACATCAAAGTGGGCTCTGGAAGGATTTAGTGAAGGGCTCTACCATGAGTTGCGTCCATTCGATATTCATGTAGTATCTGTAGAGCCCGGCGCATACAGAACGAAGATTCTGGCGGAGAATGGCAGAATGGCGGAGGCGGCCAGGGATGAAGACAGCCCGTATGCACCATTCACTTCTGTCTTTCAGAAGAGAATCAGGAGACAGTTAGAGAAAGAGACTCCGGGTCTGGGCGGTGACGCCGAAGTGGTGGCTCGGCTCATTGAAAAGATTGTCGATACTTCGCACCCGCGCTTCCGCTATCTCATTGGAGGTCAAGCGCGCCTCAGTGTGCTGCTTCGGAGTTTACTGCCCTTCTCATTGTTCTCACGATTGATAAGTAGGGTCATGTTCGGCAAGGTTGAAGTGCGCTAGTTTCCTGCGATTCTCTTGGCAGAAGTTGAGCCGTCGTAGAATTTAAGTTTTGAGGCTGTATCAGCCGGAGAGTCTATTCTTCCTTGGCGTCAGTATGTTCTCTGGCGGCTTCAAATCCTATCGGTTTTCTGAAAGGAGAGGGGAAATCAAATC
This genomic window contains:
- a CDS encoding SDR family NAD(P)-dependent oxidoreductase, giving the protein MSVILITGCSSGFGMLSSVRLATSGHTVYATMRNLDKQDDLLEEAKRRDTQVKLMQLDVTDDESIQAVVGQIESEEGRLDVLINNAGYGIAGFFEDLSEKEIRDQMETNFFGVQKVTRHALPLMRKTAANRGGVKIINISSVQGRSPIPALGAYATSKWALEGFSEGLYHELRPFDIHVVSVEPGAYRTKILAENGRMAEAARDEDSPYAPFTSVFQKRIRRQLEKETPGLGGDAEVVARLIEKIVDTSHPRFRYLIGGQARLSVLLRSLLPFSLFSRLISRVMFGKVEVR